Proteins from a single region of Sandaracinaceae bacterium:
- a CDS encoding class I SAM-dependent methyltransferase: MGLRPRSPETSWRTRSRTRDHDVSQNIDALLRHLEGEGPHRILDVGCGPGRDLLRFKQLGHEPVGLDGAARFVALARLHSGCAVLHQDFSSLDLPAESFDGVFANASLFHVRLRELPRVMRELWTTLRPGGALFSSNPRGDNVEQWNGERYGAYLDLPTYRGVLVEAGFVELEHYYRPPGQPRELQPWLASVWRKPRAHSPAP, encoded by the coding sequence ATGGGTCTACGTCCACGCTCGCCCGAGACGAGCTGGCGGACGCGTAGCCGCACGCGGGACCACGACGTCAGTCAGAACATCGACGCGCTCTTGAGGCATCTCGAAGGCGAAGGGCCGCATCGGATCCTCGATGTGGGCTGCGGCCCCGGCCGCGACCTGCTGCGCTTCAAGCAGCTCGGCCACGAGCCCGTGGGCCTGGACGGGGCAGCGCGCTTCGTGGCGCTGGCGCGCCTCCACTCGGGCTGTGCGGTCCTGCACCAAGACTTCTCGAGCCTGGACTTGCCCGCCGAGTCGTTCGACGGCGTCTTCGCGAACGCCTCGCTCTTCCACGTCCGGCTCCGCGAGCTCCCGCGTGTGATGCGCGAGCTTTGGACCACCCTGCGGCCCGGGGGCGCGCTCTTCAGCTCGAACCCGCGCGGAGACAACGTCGAGCAGTGGAACGGCGAGCGCTACGGCGCCTACCTGGATCTCCCAACCTACCGCGGCGTGCTCGTCGAGGCCGGCTTCGTCGAGCTGGAGCACTACTACCGTCCCCCGGGACAGCCGCGTGAGCTCCAGCCGTGGCTCGCATCGGTCTGGCGCAAGCCCCGCGCTCACAGCCCCGCTCCATGA
- a CDS encoding DUF3095 family protein: protein MLDASPEALVRLRERLTAERAAGHSCFGIETSETALMTCVIDGYDGDHVHLVDGANGGYARAAKQLEAQLEGR from the coding sequence GTGCTCGACGCGTCCCCCGAGGCGCTCGTCCGGCTGCGAGAGCGCCTCACGGCGGAGCGCGCGGCGGGGCACTCGTGCTTCGGCATCGAGACATCCGAGACGGCGTTGATGACGTGCGTGATAGACGGGTACGACGGCGACCACGTGCACCTCGTCGATGGCGCCAACGGCGGATACGCGCGGGCGGCGAAGCAGCTCGAGGCGCAGCTCGAGGGTCGTTGA
- a CDS encoding GNAT family N-acetyltransferase, translating into MVTRGPLLQRPPSRIRIRHGDRSLELRPPCPADAPALVEAVEASLPELKVFMPFAHVPQTVDQQYERLVGVQRDYWANGDKVFLMWEGELLVACFGLHRRTLNTAGYEVGFWVRSSAAAQGLGTVGTRTLVQLCFDHLGCDRVQLLHSAANQGSRVIAQRSGFQVEGQLRRFTTEPTAAMLADGASAEPVTVITSLVRDDVAQLGWYESHRALVDVYDWRGVRITPA; encoded by the coding sequence ATGGTGACACGTGGCCCCCTCCTCCAACGTCCCCCATCGCGCATTCGGATTCGACACGGTGACCGCTCCCTCGAGCTGCGGCCCCCCTGCCCGGCAGACGCCCCAGCGCTCGTCGAGGCCGTCGAAGCCAGCTTGCCCGAGCTGAAGGTCTTCATGCCGTTCGCCCACGTGCCACAGACCGTGGACCAGCAGTACGAGCGCTTGGTGGGCGTGCAGCGCGACTACTGGGCCAACGGGGACAAGGTGTTCCTCATGTGGGAGGGCGAGCTGTTGGTGGCTTGCTTCGGGCTGCACCGGCGCACGCTGAACACCGCTGGCTACGAGGTGGGCTTCTGGGTACGCAGCAGCGCCGCCGCACAGGGCCTCGGGACGGTCGGTACGCGCACGCTGGTGCAGCTGTGCTTCGACCACCTCGGATGCGACCGCGTCCAGCTGCTCCACAGCGCGGCCAACCAAGGGAGCCGGGTGATTGCGCAGCGCAGCGGCTTTCAGGTGGAGGGTCAGCTGCGCCGCTTCACCACGGAGCCCACTGCCGCGATGCTCGCTGACGGGGCGAGCGCGGAGCCGGTCACCGTGATCACCAGCCTCGTTCGAGACGACGTCGCGCAGCTGGGTTGGTACGAATCCCACCGTGCGCTCGTCGACGTGTACGACTGGCGCGGGGTGCGGATCACTCCGGCGTGA
- a CDS encoding fructosamine kinase family protein gives MPKSALPVTPLHAALTRALGPIRALASVSGGDINEAFAVTLSDGSRVFVKTRADAPPDTFAVEARSLDFLREASVLRIPRVLAACEDPPFLALEWIRSAPRSPRFDTLLGEGLAALHAHGAPAFGHHEDTYLGPYLLPNAARPDWATFYAEQRLAPALERASPRLGGVRDKVEQVIASTSGLVSVAEPPARLHGDLWSGNVMSDEHGAPVLIDPAVYGGHREMDLAMLALFGSPSARFFAAYDAVYPRSPGHEARVALHQLLPLLVHVGLFGGGYVRAVEEAADRALGR, from the coding sequence ATGCCGAAATCAGCTCTCCCTGTGACGCCGCTGCACGCCGCGCTCACACGCGCGCTCGGGCCCATCAGGGCGCTCGCGTCCGTCTCGGGCGGTGACATCAACGAAGCCTTCGCCGTGACGCTCTCGGATGGTTCGCGTGTCTTCGTGAAGACGCGCGCGGACGCGCCGCCGGACACGTTCGCCGTGGAAGCGCGCAGCCTCGACTTCCTGCGCGAGGCGAGCGTGCTGCGCATCCCGCGAGTCCTCGCGGCCTGTGAAGACCCGCCGTTTCTAGCGCTCGAGTGGATACGGAGCGCGCCGCGCTCGCCCCGCTTCGACACCCTCCTCGGAGAGGGCCTCGCGGCGCTGCACGCGCACGGCGCGCCTGCCTTCGGTCATCACGAGGACACGTATCTCGGCCCGTACTTGCTGCCCAATGCGGCGCGACCGGACTGGGCCACGTTCTACGCCGAGCAACGCCTCGCGCCGGCCCTCGAACGCGCGAGCCCCAGGCTCGGCGGGGTACGCGACAAGGTGGAACAGGTGATTGCGTCCACGTCCGGGCTCGTCAGCGTGGCGGAACCCCCCGCGCGCCTGCACGGCGACCTCTGGAGCGGCAACGTCATGAGCGACGAGCACGGCGCGCCCGTGCTGATCGATCCCGCCGTGTACGGAGGACATCGTGAGATGGACCTCGCCATGCTCGCGCTCTTCGGCTCACCGTCCGCGCGCTTCTTCGCTGCGTACGACGCGGTGTATCCGAGGTCGCCAGGGCACGAAGCACGCGTCGCGTTGCACCAGCTCTTGCCGCTGCTCGTGCACGTGGGCCTCTTCGGTGGTGGCTACGTGCGCGCCGTCGAGGAGGCCGCGGACCGCGCGCTCGGTAGGTGA
- a CDS encoding adenylate kinase: MTQRIHIMGTSGSGKTHLARGLSRALGVPHVELDGLYHGPDWTPAEPAAFRAAVQRVAQGDAWVADGNYHAAREVLWDRAELVLFLDVPRWRVMAQLLVRSLGRRALGTTLWNGNRERFWDLARLDARENVLLWSWSRYAPDRADFRAASMDPHWSRVRFSRVRSLAEALAAVSR, from the coding sequence ATGACCCAACGCATACACATCATGGGAACCAGCGGCTCGGGCAAGACGCACCTCGCCCGAGGACTGTCACGGGCGCTCGGCGTGCCCCACGTCGAGCTGGACGGGCTGTACCACGGCCCAGACTGGACCCCGGCCGAGCCCGCCGCCTTTCGTGCCGCCGTGCAGCGCGTGGCGCAGGGTGATGCGTGGGTTGCGGACGGGAACTACCACGCAGCGCGGGAGGTGCTGTGGGACCGCGCGGAGCTGGTGCTGTTCCTGGATGTCCCGCGCTGGCGCGTGATGGCGCAGCTGCTTGTGCGCTCGCTCGGTCGGCGCGCGCTGGGGACCACGCTATGGAACGGCAACCGCGAGCGTTTCTGGGACCTCGCGCGGCTCGACGCGCGCGAGAACGTGCTGCTGTGGAGCTGGTCGCGCTACGCCCCAGACCGCGCCGACTTCCGCGCCGCCTCGATGGATCCGCACTGGTCGCGGGTGCGGTTCTCGCGCGTGCGGTCGCTGGCCGAGGCCCTGGCCGCGGTGAGCCGCTGA
- a CDS encoding UDP-N-acetylglucosamine--N-acetylmuramyl-(pentapeptide) pyrophosphoryl-undecaprenol N-acetylglucosamine transferase has protein sequence MPRSTASSLPAIACAAGGTGGHLFPAEALARELQRRGHSVVLYTERRGAAYTQALAGLEHVVLPARSLEGGLRGKAAAGLTILRATWQARADMRRRAVRLLVGFGGYPSFAPALAAKSLALPVLLHEQGARLSLANRALLRFADGVATSFPETAGLDGFDPARIVDTGNPVRAAILEARAAYPPLGADAPLRLLVVGGSQSARVFGEVVPQALLQLPESIRHRLHVWLQVKGDAADATATSLQAAGIAATVRPFFDDMGTRLRDAHLVITRAGATTAADLLTVGRPALFVPIPHGGSRDEQRRNAEALAAAGVGWCVPEAAFTAPQLATLLAEVFSSPATLPHAARAAAALGRPQAAATLADRVVDTLQRRS, from the coding sequence ATGCCGCGTTCCACTGCTTCTTCACTGCCCGCGATCGCCTGTGCCGCCGGCGGCACAGGCGGCCACCTGTTCCCGGCCGAAGCGCTGGCGCGCGAGCTGCAGCGGCGCGGCCATTCGGTCGTGCTCTACACCGAGCGCCGCGGCGCGGCCTACACGCAGGCGTTGGCCGGTCTGGAGCACGTCGTGCTGCCGGCACGCAGCCTCGAAGGCGGCCTGCGCGGCAAGGCCGCGGCGGGCCTGACCATCCTGCGCGCGACCTGGCAGGCGCGCGCCGACATGCGCCGCCGCGCGGTGCGCCTGCTGGTCGGCTTCGGCGGCTATCCGAGCTTCGCGCCTGCGCTTGCCGCGAAGAGCCTCGCGCTGCCGGTGCTGCTGCACGAACAGGGCGCGCGGCTGAGCCTGGCCAATCGCGCGTTGCTGCGCTTCGCTGATGGTGTGGCTACCTCGTTCCCGGAGACCGCCGGTCTGGACGGTTTCGACCCGGCGCGGATCGTCGACACAGGCAATCCGGTGCGCGCGGCGATCCTGGAGGCGCGTGCCGCCTACCCGCCGCTTGGCGCCGACGCGCCACTGCGCCTGCTGGTCGTCGGCGGCAGCCAGAGCGCGAGGGTGTTCGGCGAGGTCGTGCCGCAGGCCCTGCTGCAGCTGCCCGAGTCGATCCGCCATCGCCTGCACGTCTGGCTGCAGGTCAAGGGCGACGCCGCCGACGCGACCGCGACCTCGCTGCAGGCGGCAGGCATCGCCGCGACCGTGCGTCCGTTCTTCGACGACATGGGCACGCGCCTACGCGACGCGCATCTGGTGATCACGCGCGCGGGGGCGACCACCGCGGCCGACCTGCTGACCGTCGGTCGGCCGGCGCTCTTCGTGCCGATCCCGCACGGTGGTTCGCGCGACGAGCAGCGCCGCAACGCCGAGGCGCTGGCCGCGGCCGGCGTGGGCTGGTGCGTGCCGGAGGCGGCGTTCACGGCACCGCAGCTGGCCACGTTGCTGGCCGAGGTCTTCTCATCACCGGCCACGCTGCCGCACGCCGCCCGCGCGGCCGCGGCGCTCGGCCGGCCGCAAGCCGCAGCGACGCTCGCCGACCGCGTCGTCGACACGCTGCAGCGGCGCTCCTGA
- a CDS encoding putative metal-binding motif-containing protein, giving the protein MGTVSERVKSCGAAGFWGVMLIASGFIVGCEGGPSLAPDTGWVCETASQCEDGLFCNGVASCDPSDPASDEHGCVEGSALCLASQVCDEAQRRCLTTCGTVRDADGDGHDAVECGGNDCDDADPDRFVGNPEVCDSVGHDEDCDPTTLGNDNDGDGYVDSVCCNRQTSGLLACGLDCEDENDEIKPGAPEICNFSDDDCDGTVDEGLQSIDYYPDCDGDLFGFGAGRSACTVPSEPPVVCAGRPGAGWSERATDCDDNDRLVNPNRAEICAGGVDDDCDGFLHPNEDADGDGWINTSCGGTDCDDSEANTYLGAPELCDGEDNDCDGSAAGEDLDGDQELSTTATCSGGPRAALPRTDCDDADPATGDTAVELCDGRDNDCDGTPDQVPSASLACPTDAHACIRGECLQCADCDLVGPDSTYWYVLSELRTVDDDGVNLDGGGGEIGCGDDFDSPDGTRTGIDNQVAVISDTLDDLLSGGVESDLTPALTASELIWMLELAGVDGCNDAEVTLRIWLARVPVGVGALRTSAGRLAGGQTVDLVGALPLGSFHGALDGGRLIANGGHFHLQVDPAEHGELAAVLFGAPHIQAGVSACAERSSLSGVLGGAVEVEAWIQFVLEMVGNGYQLLVRSFANMFIDYDLAPYRSGCEAITTGFALHGVSAQVGVQWAE; this is encoded by the coding sequence ATGGGAACTGTGTCAGAGCGGGTGAAGTCCTGTGGTGCTGCGGGCTTCTGGGGGGTCATGCTCATCGCGTCGGGCTTCATCGTGGGGTGCGAAGGCGGACCCTCACTCGCTCCAGACACGGGGTGGGTGTGTGAGACCGCCAGCCAGTGCGAGGACGGCCTCTTCTGCAATGGCGTCGCGTCGTGTGATCCTTCCGACCCGGCGTCGGACGAGCACGGCTGCGTGGAAGGTTCAGCCTTGTGTCTAGCGTCCCAGGTCTGCGATGAGGCGCAGCGCCGTTGTCTGACGACCTGCGGGACGGTGCGAGACGCCGACGGGGATGGTCACGACGCCGTCGAGTGCGGCGGCAACGACTGCGATGACGCGGACCCAGACCGCTTCGTGGGCAACCCCGAGGTGTGTGACAGCGTGGGGCACGACGAGGACTGCGACCCCACCACGCTGGGGAACGACAACGACGGTGATGGCTACGTCGACAGCGTGTGCTGCAACCGGCAGACCAGTGGATTGCTCGCGTGTGGCTTGGACTGCGAGGACGAGAACGACGAGATCAAGCCTGGCGCGCCAGAGATCTGCAACTTCAGCGACGACGACTGCGACGGAACCGTGGATGAAGGGCTCCAGTCGATTGACTACTACCCGGACTGTGACGGAGACCTCTTTGGCTTCGGTGCCGGACGCTCGGCCTGCACGGTGCCTAGTGAACCTCCGGTCGTCTGCGCAGGACGGCCAGGGGCCGGCTGGTCGGAACGCGCGACCGACTGTGATGACAACGACCGGCTAGTAAACCCCAACCGCGCGGAGATCTGTGCGGGAGGAGTCGATGACGACTGCGACGGGTTTCTCCATCCGAATGAGGACGCCGATGGCGACGGTTGGATCAACACGTCGTGTGGCGGCACCGACTGCGACGACAGCGAAGCGAACACCTACCTCGGAGCCCCCGAGCTATGTGATGGCGAGGACAACGACTGTGACGGAAGCGCCGCGGGCGAAGACCTCGACGGCGATCAGGAGCTCTCCACGACCGCCACCTGTTCGGGCGGACCGCGCGCCGCGCTGCCTCGCACCGACTGCGATGACGCCGACCCCGCAACGGGGGACACTGCGGTCGAGCTATGTGATGGTCGCGACAACGACTGCGATGGCACTCCTGATCAGGTCCCCAGCGCCAGCCTGGCGTGCCCCACGGACGCCCACGCGTGTATCCGGGGGGAGTGCCTGCAGTGCGCGGACTGCGACCTGGTGGGCCCAGACAGCACCTATTGGTATGTGCTGTCCGAGCTGCGCACGGTGGACGATGACGGTGTGAACTTGGATGGCGGAGGTGGAGAAATCGGTTGTGGGGATGACTTCGACTCGCCCGATGGTACGCGCACAGGCATCGACAATCAGGTGGCCGTCATCTCGGACACCTTGGACGACCTTCTGTCCGGCGGCGTGGAGTCGGACCTGACCCCAGCCTTGACCGCGTCGGAGCTCATTTGGATGCTCGAGCTCGCCGGGGTCGATGGGTGCAATGACGCGGAGGTAACGCTCCGCATTTGGCTGGCTCGCGTGCCGGTTGGCGTGGGGGCTTTGAGGACGTCTGCGGGCCGCCTCGCGGGAGGCCAGACGGTGGACCTCGTGGGCGCGCTCCCGCTTGGTTCATTTCACGGCGCGCTCGATGGTGGGCGACTCATCGCCAACGGTGGGCACTTCCACCTCCAGGTCGATCCGGCTGAGCACGGTGAGCTCGCCGCTGTGCTCTTTGGTGCCCCACACATTCAAGCAGGAGTCTCGGCGTGTGCAGAGCGAAGCTCGTTGTCGGGGGTCCTTGGTGGAGCGGTAGAGGTCGAGGCGTGGATTCAGTTCGTGCTCGAGATGGTCGGCAACGGGTATCAGCTACTCGTTCGAAGTTTCGCGAACATGTTCATCGACTACGACCTCGCGCCCTACCGAAGCGGGTGCGAGGCCATCACGACAGGTTTCGCCCTGCACGGCGTCAGCGCGCAGGTTGGCGTGCAGTGGGCCGAGTAG